A region of the Candidatus Methylomirabilis oxygeniifera genome:
AGGACGAACAGATTGATCGGTTACGGGCCTACTACGACGCAGCCGCACAGCAGTCGATGCAACGGACCCGCGCCGTCGCGACTCAGGGGGAACTACTGGCCGGTGTTGTCGTGCTGCTTGCACTCGCGTGGGGAGCCGGGTTGCTGTTTGGAACGCAACTATGGTTAGTCAAGCCTTTGCAAGCTATCGGTCGTGCGACCGCGATCATCAGCACCGGGGAACTGACTCATCGCCTTCATGTCAGCTCACAGGATGAGTTGGGTGATCTGGCGAACTCGATCAATCGCATGGCCCAGTCGCTGAAGGGAATTCAGGAGCGCGTGCTTCAAGCCGAACGATTAGCGGCGGCCGGTGAACTCTCTGCCTACGTTGCACACAATATCCGTAACCCATTGGCGAGTATCCGGTCTACTGCTCAGGCAGCCCTCACAGGATCGGACCAGTCCGCAGCGATTCGGCTCACGCTGCAGGGCGTTGTGGAGAGTGTGGATCGCCTGAACCAATGGGTACGTCATTTTCTCTTCGCCTTAAAACCGATTACGCCGACTCTTGCCTCGGCCGATTTAAACCGGGTGGTGGCACAGGCACTGGATGTTGTCCGCCCGACCATCGAAGGGAAGCGGATCAGCGTAGGGTTGAGCCTTGCCGAATCGCTGCCGCTCGTCCCGCTTGACGAAGGGTACTTTGAACAAGCCCTCATTGCCCTGCTGACCAATGCCTGCGAGGCGACGTCCCAGGAGGGGCGGATTGAAATCGCCTCCAGATTGATTTGCGACGGGGAGCGGCCGACAGGTGTGGCTGTTGAGCTGACCGACAATGGCGCAGGAATCCCCCCTGAGATGATCGAGAAGGTCTTGACTCCATACTTTACGACGAAGAGTGACGGCGTGGGACTTGGCCTGACCATGGCCCAGAAGGTTGCCAGCGCTCACGGCGGGAGCCTCACCGTGTCGAACCGACAGGAGGGTGGGGCCGTCGTCCGGATCCTCCTTCCGCTGCCCCATTCTCAAGCCGCCGAACGCGATGGCTAGAATCCTGATCATTGACGACGAGGTCGTATTTGCTCGTTCCGTGGCGCACACCCTCGGCAGACATGGCTACGAGTGCAGAAGTCTTTCGAGCGCCGAGGAGGGGATCGCATCCCTTGAGGAGGAGCGGCCCGATCTGATCCTGCTGGACATCAGGCTGGCCGGCATGAGTGGGCTGGAGGCGCTGAGGAGGATCGTGAACCTCGACGGAAGCATCGTCGTCATCATTATGACCGCCTATAGCAGTGTCGAGAGCGCCGTAGCCGCCATGAAGGATGGCGCATACGACTATATCCAGAAGCCGATCGATCACGATGAGCTCACCTTTGTGATCGAAAAGGCGCTGGAGACCCGTCGCCTGAAGGAACGTCTCTCGTACTTTCAACGTAAAGAGATTCAGCAGGCCCACCAGTGCGAGATCATCGGTGTCTCCCCAAAGATGAAGCAGGCCATCGAGTTGATCGAGCGGATCGCACAGTTCGAGCCTAGGCCTGCGGGCGAGCTGCCCACAGTACTCCTACTGGGAGAGACCGGGACAGGAAAGGATCTTGCGGCGCGGGCAATTCATCGTCGAGGCAGCCTCGCCGGACAGCCGTTCGTCGAGATTGACTGTACATCGATTCCGAAGGATCTCGCAGAGGCGGAGCTGTTCGGGTACGAGAAGGGCGCCTTCACGGGTGCCGCGGTTGCGAAGCCAGGTTTGATCGAGGCGGCGGACGGCGGGACGCTCTTTCTGGACGAGATCGGGGAACTGAGCCTGGATCTTCAGTCGAAACTGCTGAAGGCGATCGAACGAAGGCAGGTCCGACGGCTGGGGAGTCTCAGAGAGCGGAAGATCAATGTCCGCATCATTGCGGCTACCAACCGCAACCTCGAGGCGGAAGTCGGGACCGGCGCATTTCGCCAGGATCTGTACTACCGTCTGAAAGTTCTTACCGTGAAGTTGCCGCCTTTGCGGGAACGCGATGATGACGTGATCCTGTTGGCCAACTACTTTCTGGAGCGACTGACCCACAAGTATTCGCTCTGCGCAAGGCGATTTTCAGGTTCCGCCCTCCAAGCTCTTAGAAAGTACCGCTGGCCCGGCAATGTTCGCGAACTGGCGCACGTGGTCGAGCGGGTGCTTTTGGTCTGCGATGAAGAAGAGATTGGTCCCTCGGCTCTTGGTCTCGATACCTCCTTCCCTGTTATTGCGAGTCGAAGACAAAACAGTCCTGCCGGCGCCGATGAGGCGCTGGAGATACAGTTTCCCGAGCGGGGTATCGATCTGGAGGAGATCGAGCAACAATTAATCAGGCGAGCGCTTGATCTGACAGATGGCAATGTCACGGAAGCCGCCCGAAAACTGCACATCGGCCGCGAGGCGCTCCGCTATCGCATCCAGAAGTACGGGATCATTCGTCCTGTCTCGTGAGTCGAGCGAAGCAAGACAGCCTGCAATTGGTCGGTTGAAATCAACCACCGGTTGAATTCAACCAGCTCCCGTTACTCAGAATTTGCTTGCAGCATCAGACTCACCCCCGTCATTTCAAGCGCTTAGCCGTTTCGTGGTTCTACAGCTACCCGGCACGCCCATTGCTAGGCACGAGTAGCGCAGTTCCGAGTGGAGGGGTACACAACGTGCTGCTTGGACCCAGAGGAGATAGCCAATGGCGTGGAATCGGGGGAAGGCTGCTTACGTGCTGGTCGGATTAATTGTCGGCCTTGGTGTTCCACATTCACATGCCCAGGAGACTGGAGCGCCGCCGGACATCGTCCCGCTTCCGGAGATTCTGGTGACGGCGCCATCTCGTCTGCCCGATATTCCTCTTTCGCCGGCTGAGATCCCCGCCTCCGTTCAGGTGATTACGGGGGAGGAGATCGCCCGCTCAGAGGCGCTGACGCTTCAGGATGTCATGAAGCAGTTGCCCGGCGTACACCTCAATGACCAACAGGGCAACTCCTATCAGTTCGACATGTCCTTCCGCGGTTTCACCGGGAGCCCCGTGACCGGCATCCCCCAGGGGATCAGCGTCTTTGTGGACGGGGTTCGGGTAAATGAACCTGCCGTGGAAGAGATCAACTTCGACCTGCTGCCGCTTGACCAGGTGGAGCGGATTGAACTGATCCGCGGCCCTTCTGCCATCTTTGGGAGGAACACGCTGGCCGGCTCTCTGAACATCATCACGAAGCGGGGCGGTCCGGAACGGCGAGTTGAGTTGGAGATGGAAGGGGGTAGTTTCGGCCGTCGGAAGGGCGGAGGCTCCATGAGTGGCACCGTCGGAGCGCTCGACTACTACGTGGCCGGAAGTCAGTTCGATGAGACCGGCTGGCGGGAGCAATCCGACAGCCGTCTGGCCCAGGCGTTTGCGAAGCTCGGTTTCCGTCAGGACGGGACCGACATCAGTGTCTCTTACCAGTTTCAGAATAACAGGATCTTACAGGCCGGAACCTTACCGGAAAGCGTCCTGATGAAGGATCGGGCCCAAAACTTCACCGGGGGAGATTTTTTCAATCCGAATCTCCATCAGGCGATCCTGAACGCTCACCAGCGCTTGGGCGGCGGTTTCTCCCTGGCCCTGAACGGCTACGTCAGGAGTTTCGAAACCGAGCAGTACAACGTCAGCCTGATCAGTGAAAACACCCGTCTGTTCAACGATACCATGTCGGGGGGTGGAACGCTCCAACTGGTTCACGAGGGGCGCTTCTGGGGGCGTAAGAACCTGCTGACTGCAGGGATCGAATATAACCGCTACGATGTCGATATCCGGGTCTCCGAGGAGCATAATGAACGGAGTCTCAAGAAATGTACCGACGCGGCGATTGCCGCAGGGGAAGATCCGGTCGAGGCATGTCCTCGTTCTTCACTTGAGGACGTCCTCATTGATAAGCAGGATACTGTCGGAGCCTACATTCAGGACACGGCCGAACTGGGGCGAGGTCTTCTTGTGCTGGGCGATAGCCTCCATCTGACGGGAGCCGCCAGGTTCGACTTTGTGCAGCACAAGATTACAGATCGGAGTCCGGAGGATCCGGGTGAAGCATCAGGGAAGGCGTCCTATCGACGAGTACTCCCACGGGCGGGGATCAATTATAACCTCTCTGATAACCACGGGCTCTACTTCTCCTACTCACAAGGATTTCGGACGCCCGCCTTTCTGGAACTGACCTGCGCCGACCCTGAGTCGCCTTGCGTGGGTCTGCAAGCCGGCGTGGCGCCGGACACCGGCTTCAGGAAGCTCAGCCCTGTCAGAGTCCACAACTACGAATTGGGTTTCAGGACTCGTCCCGTGTC
Encoded here:
- a CDS encoding putative Sensor protein (Evidence 3 : Function proposed based on presence of conserved amino acid motif, structural feature or limited homology), whose amino-acid sequence is MLIRTKLHIGYLVIFTLVVCIGLVMVWALRSWEAAVQDLTVSHAQGLRAERLRGDLYRQIKEILDRFVSGDRSARGEFESLGVMVEGELADLQRYSQLKAEQDRIRELEAAHRQVTKLVREIFELLENGAREQAIQRVERELEQVAFTRQDEQIDRLRAYYDAAAQQSMQRTRAVATQGELLAGVVVLLALAWGAGLLFGTQLWLVKPLQAIGRATAIISTGELTHRLHVSSQDELGDLANSINRMAQSLKGIQERVLQAERLAAAGELSAYVAHNIRNPLASIRSTAQAALTGSDQSAAIRLTLQGVVESVDRLNQWVRHFLFALKPITPTLASADLNRVVAQALDVVRPTIEGKRISVGLSLAESLPLVPLDEGYFEQALIALLTNACEATSQEGRIEIASRLICDGERPTGVAVELTDNGAGIPPEMIEKVLTPYFTTKSDGVGLGLTMAQKVASAHGGSLTVSNRQEGGAVVRILLPLPHSQAAERDG
- a CDS encoding putative TonB-dependent siderophore receptor (Evidence 3 : Function proposed based on presence of conserved amino acid motif, structural feature or limited homology), with amino-acid sequence MAWNRGKAAYVLVGLIVGLGVPHSHAQETGAPPDIVPLPEILVTAPSRLPDIPLSPAEIPASVQVITGEEIARSEALTLQDVMKQLPGVHLNDQQGNSYQFDMSFRGFTGSPVTGIPQGISVFVDGVRVNEPAVEEINFDLLPLDQVERIELIRGPSAIFGRNTLAGSLNIITKRGGPERRVELEMEGGSFGRRKGGGSMSGTVGALDYYVAGSQFDETGWREQSDSRLAQAFAKLGFRQDGTDISVSYQFQNNRILQAGTLPESVLMKDRAQNFTGGDFFNPNLHQAILNAHQRLGGGFSLALNGYVRSFETEQYNVSLISENTRLFNDTMSGGGTLQLVHEGRFWGRKNLLTAGIEYNRYDVDIRVSEEHNERSLKKCTDAAIAAGEDPVEACPRSSLEDVLIDKQDTVGAYIQDTAELGRGLLVLGDSLHLTGAARFDFVQHKITDRSPEDPGEASGKASYRRVLPRAGINYNLSDNHGLYFSYSQGFRTPAFLELTCADPESPCVGLQAGVAPDTGFRKLSPVRVHNYELGFRTRPVSWLEGNFSLYRTDVRDDIFSVSDSGELTVFFQNIGNTRRQGLEVGLRGIYQNLVETYVNYTLTRATFRDEVELASPRTPGITQHVKAGDTIPSTPNHRVNAGIRYHLYKWLALSLDLHYVGSQYLRGDEANTQSKLNSYVVINAGIDLHWKHLKGFVKINNLGNNKYETFGTFAPNAKVAGDPIERFLNPAQPINVLVGASYRF
- a CDS encoding Two component, sigma54 specific, transcriptional regulator, Fis family translates to MARILIIDDEVVFARSVAHTLGRHGYECRSLSSAEEGIASLEEERPDLILLDIRLAGMSGLEALRRIVNLDGSIVVIIMTAYSSVESAVAAMKDGAYDYIQKPIDHDELTFVIEKALETRRLKERLSYFQRKEIQQAHQCEIIGVSPKMKQAIELIERIAQFEPRPAGELPTVLLLGETGTGKDLAARAIHRRGSLAGQPFVEIDCTSIPKDLAEAELFGYEKGAFTGAAVAKPGLIEAADGGTLFLDEIGELSLDLQSKLLKAIERRQVRRLGSLRERKINVRIIAATNRNLEAEVGTGAFRQDLYYRLKVLTVKLPPLRERDDDVILLANYFLERLTHKYSLCARRFSGSALQALRKYRWPGNVRELAHVVERVLLVCDEEEIGPSALGLDTSFPVIASRRQNSPAGADEALEIQFPERGIDLEEIEQQLIRRALDLTDGNVTEAARKLHIGREALRYRIQKYGIIRPVS